From one Triticum aestivum cultivar Chinese Spring chromosome 4B, IWGSC CS RefSeq v2.1, whole genome shotgun sequence genomic stretch:
- the LOC123090928 gene encoding 60S ribosomal protein L6, mitochondrial codes for MESKFFRFLKLVGVGFKARTEQGGRELFLKLGYSHEVQFTAPPAVRVFCFKPNIICCTGIDKHRVHHFAGAVRSSKPPEVYKGKGILYIDEVIKLKPGKKQQKK; via the coding sequence ATGGAATCCAAGTTCTTTCGGTTCCTGAAGCTTGTCGGAGTTGGTTTCAAAGCAAGGACAGAGCAAGGAGGCCGCGAGTTGTTTCTGAAACTAGGCTACAGCCATGAGGTGCAGTTCACCGCTCCACCCGCCGTCCGCGTCTTCTGCTTCAAACCCAACATAATATGCTGCACTGGCATTGACAAGCATAGAGTGCACCATTTTGCCGGAGCCGTCCGAAGCAGTAAACCTCCGGAAGTGTACAAGGGGAAGGGCATACTGTACATTGATGAGGTCATAAAGCTGAAGCCGGggaagaagcagcagaagaagtAA